The sequence below is a genomic window from Miscanthus floridulus cultivar M001 unplaced genomic scaffold, ASM1932011v1 os_2477_3, whole genome shotgun sequence.
GGTCCTCATGTCTCATGGTGTTCATTAGAGTGTTCAACATAAATAATCACAGTGCTGCAAATTCAAACATATTCTGCAAGATTTTTCGTAATACATCTAAGAACTTCAATCATCGAGAGTATTTTTAGCTGCTGCACTGCAGTACCAAGCCTATATCAAGAATTCAAGATGCCCAATTGCTGTTTGGATGGTTGTGTACAAATATTAAGACACCCTTATGTATTCCAAAGTAGCATAGCATTGTCAGCTAATTAAGTTAAAACAGGAGGAGATTTAATTTGCCATGCAAAAGATGGACTGTTCAGTCCTATCAACTAAGCTTGCCCAAGGAGGCCTCAATTTATGCTTACTGTGATCAAGAAGAATATACACAAAATGGCTGACATGGAAGTAGGATCGATAAATGGAATATCTGTCTAAGCAGGATAAACTGTAAAGAAAAGGTCTCGGTCATATGGTTCCGTAGACCCTATATCTCCAGATTGTCTAGTTCAATTTGCAAGGGAGTTTAGTGCAAGGCAAAGCCTTTTTTTGTAAAAGGAAAAGTAACTCAACCAGACAACAATGGCTACAGACAATTTTGAAAGTttcttttcaaaagaaaaaatatgaaaatttACAATGTCATGTAATAAACTAATGAAGACACaatttctcttttttttaaatGAAAATGGAACATTGAAGCTCTACTTGTTAGTGACTTCATAAGTGCACATATTCAGTACAACATGAAGAAATACTGCAACATCATAAAGAAACCATACAGCCtggaaattttttttggatctagTACATTGAATACAAAcatcttttatataaaaaaataactgGACATCAGCATATGACTAGCAAATGTGCCCATGCGCTGCAATGGGACCCACTACGTCTTGATGTCGGATTCCGTACCATCGTTGCATGCAGGTCATTCTAGCTCGTATGAGCACAGGACGTGAATCTAGGTCGCATACGGAACATGGAGTACGCAAGGGTATTTTGGGAATAAAAAAGTAGATTGGAAGAAACTCttcgctctttaatattaggtagagGTAGATAGGCAGAGATGATATTAAATAATATACTATGGGTGGACAAAACACATGAAAAGGAATTACGTGAACAATAGAATGCACAAATATGAGGCGCTTAATGGATCATGTACAGCCACTATGCAGTCCTACATTTTAAGGACTTAAGAGGTTAGTATTAGACACTTCCAAGTACAATGAATGTATCAGAATGTCCTTGCAATTATCTCAAAACATGACAATATTCAACAATTGATGTACTATGTCATTAAATATATTCTTGATCTACCTTGGCTGGTCATCAAAAAGATCATTGTTATGCTCCCCAGAAGATGATTCTAATTCCCATAGTGCAGGTTTTCCCTGCTGTGGCTGGAAGTATCCCAAAAACCTGAAATACAAGAAGGCGAACACCacgtgatatatataacaaaccaATCAAAACACCCGCTCACGTACACACTACGACAGATAAAATAAAGGAAACAGACTACTTAGCCAAACAAACAATGATATCCAGTAAAACATACAAGTTTATAGCAGCCTGTTTGTTAGCATCTATACAGGTGTTGCTGTAGTGCCGCTGAAGTGtcctaaagaactcttgtgactgAATAAAAAGCTTCAAGTGACCTCTCTTTGCAGAGAATACCTTCAGAAAAGAACACAGCACAGAAAAAATTAGAGCAATGCTGAAACAAAAACATAGCATAGAGGAAAAAAGACAACATGCCACAAAGCAATGCAGGTTTAATCCTCATTAGAGGATTGGTAGCTTTGCTTGTTGGAGATGTGACATTTTAAATGGGCCCATTTTGTTTTAGCTTGATCATTGAACTGGTAGGTTATTAGCCTATTAGGAGATTGGAACAATGAAAAAGATTGTTCATTATGCATGACTTTTCCCACTTTGCACACAGCTATGTCCAGTGCCATGATTAGCCTTCATCAAGGTTCAGAGAACAGTAATGCATTTAAAAACTGTAGGACAATTATACAATGTGCTACCATTTTAGTGTCACCGTTCAAGTTCCAATTTTATATTTCAACCAGGAGCAGCTGCCACGGCTCACGAGAACAGTTTGTGTACAGCATCTTGGAAATCTGTCTATGGTGCAAATTGCAGATGTCACTTAAATAAATAGATCTGTAGTGCATTTTTCTTTCCTTGTATGAGATAGTAGCTCGACTTTTCAATAGAAACAAATGGTATGAAAACAAGCAAGCCCATTCATTGTCAATTCTAGTATATGCTGGAAACAGTTACTCATGAAAGAGTAAAGCACAAAGCAAGCATCTCAGTATGCTCACGTGCTACACTGCAACTTAAGCTAATGAATTAACCAGTTCTAACAACTCCCAACCAGATATATTCCCTTCCTAGCATTACAACCAAAGAACATGCCACAAATTACCTTGTTATGAGCAGCAGAACCGCTATACTGTACAGCAAGTGTGTCACCCATCCTCTCATAAAAGTGCATCAAATGATGGGCCAAGGGAGCTTCTAAACCTAGTTCAGGAGATTCTACAGAACCAAGCGCATGCAGTTGATGTCCAAGAGCAGCTAAACCATATGCATACTGAGCAACATTTGTACGATCCAGGCAATCTATACAGTTTGTCCGTAAGACACCTTTTTGGAATTTTGGTAGTTTTGGCGGTGGCAGTCCACTATTCTCAAATTTGTCTTCTGCGGTTGCATTACCAGAGGAATCAGAGCTGCCAGAGATATCCTCTTGGGATACATCACCAACAATCTCAGTGCATTCAGTGTCGTCACTATTGTTGTCATCACATAAATATGGATCAAGACCATTCCTGTAAAGCATGAATGAGAAAACAGATTaatttttcaaagaaaaatagTATCAACTCTTGAGGTAGCATGCAACAGAGAGTGAACCAAACTAGAATTGGGGAAAAAGCCTTACAATAGGGTGGGCCATTGTGTGGAAGTCTCAGAACTTGGTGCAACTTGACAATAGAAGAACTCGGTCAAATTCAGAGCCCGAAATGCCACTTTCAGAAGGACATCGAGTACATTTGTAGGTTTTCTGAAACAGAACTACATCAATAACACACACTACCAAACAAAGAGAGAGAGGAAACGTGAAATATAACAATGAATACCCTTGAGAGTTTTGATGAAGATCCCAATGTAAGAACCTCAGATGATTCTCTTCTGACAGGCTCTTGTTTATTATCTTGATCGCCTTATCAAATTCTCGGCGAAGTATAGACTCTCGCCTCTCGCGTGTCTTCCAAGTAAATAACAATGACAACCATAACAGCAGCATACAGAAAATTATCATTCATGTGCAGATACAATGACAAGACGCTGCTACTCCAGAATAAGAAGGTAAACTCACCTTAATCAAGTTTAAGATAATGATAGGGTTTCCATATCTTGCTCTAAGATTTTCAAAATGAAGCTTGGTAGCTTCATAATTATTCTGCATCTCATGCACTGACAAAATGGGGAAGTTTTACTTGTGGAGTTGATGAAAATGATGGGTGCATCATAGTAAGGTTTTCAAACTTACATATTATATTAGGTTTAAGATTCAATTTTGATGTCTCCTGTGACCAGAATAGTGGAATTGAACCCCTGTTCTGCACAACAGAACTTACTTCAGTAGGTCCAGGCACAGCTTCATAGACAATTTGCTCAGTCTCAACGTCATTTGCTACTCTTCCCTTCTCATTCACCCCCCTCTTTAGATATCTGTTCATTATCCGTTAAACTAAGTCCAAATATCGTGCCAAACTAGAAAAGGAGACAATTTATTTAACAAATAAATTTCAAGCACAAACCTGGTTCCAGCATAATGTCTCGATCGTCTAGCAATGAGTGTGAGCATAATATCCTTGCCAGATATTGAGAATTTATCCTAAACACAAGACAGAAGGGCTTTTTAGATTCAGGTGCAGAATCTAATAATGATATATTTTGCGATGACTGGGTACAGAAAAAGAGAGAACCAATGCTAAGCAATGTAATCCTGGTAGACAGAACAGCCAGACGAACCCAGTCACAGGCTCGCAGATGACTATTGTTGTGCCTCTTTTTTGGAATAAAAGCATTTGTAGTATTTTCTCCTTAATAAGTGAGTACTAATTCAAAGGAAACTAGTTTCTTAAGCATGTACCTGCTGAAAGAAACCATGGACTAATGCGACAGTCCACAAAGTATTTCTGAGACAATTACGGATCCGTCGTGTAAGATACTCATTCCAGACAAAGATAGTCTCGTATAAGGTCCATCCATCCTGTGGATCAGTCAAGTTCTTCTGAAGACTTCTCATAATGTGGTATGAGTAACTGAAAAAGAAATCCTTCCTAAGATCAAGTGCATTCAAGATCTTCCTGTATCTGCAGGATTACAAAAAGAGCTGGCTTATTGTTAAGAACTGCGCTAATGCAGTGTCAGCAGAAGAAAAGTGGGAAAGATTGTTAACAATTCATTACTTAGTTCAAAAGAAATAGTATTATACATAGTTAGCTGCAGATCTGGAGAAATTAAATTACGAATTACAAAGGAAATAAACCTCCTTTGGTATAGTTGATGACATGGATCCTTCAGACAGTGGCCTTTGAGGGCACAGCATACAAAAGAGGAATGGGGGCTAAAAGAGTTCTTAACAATGCTAGACAATAACTCATAGTTTTTCTACTGCTAGATTGTGTAAACAAAAAACGTAAAATAAATAAGCAACAATGACATTTTTCACACAATATTTTTTTCCTCGATCAGCCCAACCATTTTAAGTTAATGATGAAAGTAGTAATACAGTTTGGTACTTTTGGTAGTTTGATACTACAATGGAACTAAACAAACCTGTTCTCATCCTTGGAGTTTTGAAAAGTAGATCTTGTCTTAGAATTTGCTAATTCAACCATTGAAGTCCTAGTCACCTGGTACACTGGATGACCAAAGATTTCCCCAATTCTTTTCTGCTCGGTAATAATCAACATGTAATATGGCCCAAGGAATTTGATAAAACCTGGGAAAACAAATTCATCATCAAATATATGTATACAAATGTAATTCAGTCATGGCTTGTAAAACAAACAAGGAAAAGAACATTTACCAATTATGCCATAGAACTTTGTAACAAATTTTATTCCGCCAGTTGACCTGTGCTCTTCATCAAGACCCTTCAACAAGTCAGGATGTTCGCTTTCAGTATATACAGTAGAACACTCATCTATCACAAGCTCTGACGGCTCTGATCTATCGATCTTGAGTAATCTCCAAAGTGTTCTGTCAGAATTAGTTCCTAGAACGTAAAGTCTCTGCAAAGTAAAGCAAATCATACTTAGAACTAGGGTCAGATGTGATAAGGAATTGCATCGGTTATTGAACGGATAAATTAATCAATTCAATCAACAGTTCGATGACTGAATTGCAAACACAGTGACCAACAACAGGTTATTGTATCCTTTTGATGGAGTATTATAGATAGATACAGGGAAGTTTCACCAAGCTAAGCTTTCGCCGTTCCCACTTGATTCTACCCAGCACTGCTTAAACAATGTCCTTACCGAACTTCATAGTAGTTAACAATTTTGTATATATATTATTCAATTATTGCTAATAGTCTTACTAGGCATTTATTTGCAGACGTGATCAGAGGTGAAAACCAATCTGCTTTGTTCATGGCTTTAGAAACCAATTATCTATCATAGCTCCTAGTGCTAAGATTATCAAGATACCGAGAAAGCAAACAAAGTGGAAGGCAAATTATAACATGTGAATTATAGGGAGACCTTTCTGTTACAATCAAAGAAATTGTTAAAGTCTAAGTAGCATCTAACTTATATTTCAGCAGATCAGAGTTGGATGTGAATCCGTATATATAGTAGAACGAAAACAATCAAACGTTCTGTACGATGAACACCTCCACAACATGTTGTCATACCATGCGTGGGCTAGTATTCCGGATTAATTGTCGAAGAGGGGAGCTAAGCTATTGTCTAATCATCACAAGGGTGGATGATACGAAAATACCAAAGTTTTGCGGCGAAGACACAACAAGAGATTCGACTATAAAACGGTTGGCGCGAATCGACGCGAAATAGCAATTCGGAACAGCACGAACAACGGGGGTCGAATGCGTACTCTGGCCCATACCGAATCAATCAACCGATCCGGAGGCCTGACTGAATGGTTCCCTTCCCTCAGCACGCACCGCGCAACGCACGCATTGGTAGGCTTACCGACTCGCTCTCGTGGAGCTCGAAGCTCTGCAGGCAAGCGCGGTCCGCGTCGTGCTCCATGGCGGGCGCGCCTCCGCCGCCCGCGGCCGGCCCCAGCCGGATCGCCAGCCCGCGCCACCCTCAGGCCCCCCCGCCGCCGGATCCCCGCCGCGGCGCCCCCGGTCGGAACCCTAAATCGCCCGCCGGCAGCTTGAGGTAGAGCATTCCCCGCGGCGTCCCCCCGGCGAATCAGAGCGGCTCCCGCGCGCGCCGGGCTGTGCTGGACCGGACCCCACGCGAAACCGCGCCCCCTTCCCGCCTCGGGGCCAACGGCCAAGGGTCCGACCCGGCCCTTCGCGCCGCGACGTCACCGGAAGCTCCCTTCTCGAGCAGGGGAGGCTCGGGAGGCCAGGAGAATTCCGCAAGGCCAAGGAATCCGCTGGCGCAAGGATGGGAGGAGGAGGTTGCGGCGAATACAGCTGCACGTCTAGAGACtagagaaagagggagagaggTTAGGCCTGTGCCTGTTACGGCGTGTGGTTTTTTCCCGTTTAAATTTGGCTGGAAAAATCCGTTCTCTTCGTGCTGCTGCCCTGCTGGGACGGTAACACCAACCAGATAAGCACAGACCGGATGAGTGAGGAGGCATCTTTGGAAGGGGACGCTGGTTTTTGCAGCCTGGCGCGGCCGTGATGACTGTGAAAGACGTAATTAGGGGGGCAATTTGAGTGGTACAGGTCAGTTTCCTGTCTGCGATTCAGCGAGCAAGCAGAGTTTTGCGTGCTCCATATATATCTAATTATTaattatttgatttttattattaCACTCCACAAAAAGAAAAAAGCTACTGCTGTAGCTAGCTACTAGGGAGCTGTGCGTTAATACACAGATGGAGGTTAATTTCTTTTTAGTAATTTATATATTGCTTATTAGTCATCTCCACAAGGCAGAAAATGTGTTTGCTTAAATGGTTACGTATATTGTGATTTGAGCTAGGAATTAGGAGAAGAGAGAGTTCCGGCAAATTGGGATTTCAAGGAGCTGTCTTTGTTACGTACTTGCTCCTACGTTCAATAGAATAGTTCTGAGACTTGAAAAACACACAATGCCAGCGCAAGGAAAGGATGCAGATTTCCCGATAGCAACAAAGAATAAATATCGTACTATCCCCTAAAGAAACCAACCGGCGACAAGTTCACATGTTCTTTTTTTTATATTTAGCAACGCCAACTCTGTGTTATAAAACTTCATAAGATTGCTTGGACATTTGTCCATGACTCACTATATCTATCCCGCGTAGTTTTCATGGCTGGTTTATAATAAGAATAATGGCAATATCATATAAATGTCTCCCTCCCAGCAAAGAAAAATAGCATACCAATGCCAGCCGGTGTCAGCTCAATAACATGCCATGAGCTAATCCATCCAGCTCAAAAAAATTATTAACCATAAACTATATATTTCCTCGTTTCCAAATTTTCTAAACTTTAAGTCGTTCTGTCTTTTCTAAGTTCATAAATTTTACTATACACCTAGATATACataatgtctagatacataaaagAAATTATGTATTTATAAAAGTCAGAACAACTTAAAATTTGAAATTGAGGAAGTAACAAACTATCCGAGCTCGCAGTGCGTACGGTTAATTAGAAAGATGTGGAGTATTACGGGGCCAAATTGCCGAGGCGACGCCGTTCGGAAACTTAAAGCGGCCGACGATGACGAAAACTTGAATGGACGCCCCGACATCGTACTACCGCACAGTGGCGGGTTAGGCACCGAGCTGTACTCCCATCCGTCCACCACACGTGCGCGATAACAAGGATGGGCCAGCTCAGTGGTTTGGCCTTGGCGTGGCACGGCCAGCCGGCCACCGTCCAAGACAACATGACGACAAACTTTGCGTGGCCTTGCGTGCAAATGTGAAAGCGAGAGCAAGTCCACACGTGTGCGGCGAACGCGTGGTTTCAGCAGTGGTGTACATGCAAGTTCCTAGCATGATAATCCAAGGCCGTGGTAAGAAAGCAAATGAAGGCCACGGTACCATGCAAGCCTGTGCGTGCAAAGCCGACATATACACAAGTCACAAGCTAGTTTAAAAGTATTGCTCAGCTAATTGATGGCCCAAAATGACTCTCAGCCCATTCACGCCACAGCTCAAGAAGGCCTGAAACCCGAGTACAACACTAGCAAATAATTCTAAATGCCATCAAAGCGCTCGAGTACACGCGAGTCGCGTGCCAGGCGTGGCAACAGCGGTGTGGTCTGGGCAGTGGTGCGTGCGGgcatgcgttctatagcattttcgtttaaTAAAAATTCGTTTAGGACACCAAGATACAACGTGACATGCAATGTAACATCCATTTCGtgtttcaaatgaacgtttcaagttccatttattgatttataccctatattacatacATGTACACACAAGTAAAATGTTCatacagtgttttagcaaaaagctgtacaatgtaacaccgag
It includes:
- the LOC136535017 gene encoding phosphoinositide phosphatase SAC3-like isoform X1, which codes for MEHDADRACLQSFELHESESRLYVLGTNSDRTLWRLLKIDRSEPSELVIDECSTVYTESEHPDLLKGLDEEHRSTGGIKFVTKFYGIIGFIKFLGPYYMLIITEQKRIGEIFGHPVYQVTRTSMVELANSKTRSTFQNSKDENRYRKILNALDLRKDFFFSYSYHIMRSLQKNLTDPQDGWTLYETIFVWNEYLTRRIRNCLRNTLWTVALVHGFFQQDKFSISGKDIMLTLIARRSRHYAGTRYLKRGVNEKGRVANDVETEQIVYEAVPGPTEVSSVVQNRGSIPLFWSQETSKLNLKPNIILHEMQNNYEATKLHFENLRARYGNPIIILNLIKTRERRESILRREFDKAIKIINKSLSEENHLRFLHWDLHQNSQGKPTNVLDVLLKVAFRALNLTEFFYCQVAPSSETSTQWPTLLNGLDPYLCDDNNSDDTECTEIVGDVSQEDISGSSDSSGNATAEDKFENSGLPPPKLPKFQKGVLRTNCIDCLDRTNVAQYAYGLAALGHQLHALGSVESPELGLEAPLAHHLMHFYERMGDTLAVQYSGSAAHNKVFSAKRGHLKLFIQSQEFFRTLQRHYSNTCIDANKQAAINLFLGYFQPQQGKPALWELESSSGEHNNDLFDDQPSTLKRVKSDGTILHESNASISGSGHCHNEPLSASQPDVQNGFQFPTSETDSLHENEISSACGSGVSHLRYTPTASDVLHVPRAEVEYCHDSGDSNFLDLEWLSTSGNSSDERSIATSTPDVNLSTENVISGIAPDIMENHLAEMQSQKLPRNFVQWVNDSDTFWY
- the LOC136535017 gene encoding phosphoinositide phosphatase SAC3-like isoform X2 is translated as MEHDADRACLQSFELHESESRLYVLGTNSDRTLWRLLKIDRSEPSELVIDECSTVYTESEHPDLLKGLDEEHRSTGGIKFVTKFYGIIGFIKFLGPYYMLIITEQKRIGEIFGHPVYQVTRTSMVELANSKTRSTFQNSKDENRYRKILNALDLRKDFFFSYSYHIMRSLQKNLTDPQDGWTLYETIFVWNEYLTRRIRNCLRNTLWTVALVHGFFQQDKFSISGKDIMLTLIARRSRHYAGTRYLKRGVNEKGRVANDVETEQIVYEAVPGPTEVSSVVQNRGSIPLFWSQETSKLNLKPNIILHEMQNNYEATKLHFENLRARYGNPIIILNLIKTRERRESILRREFDKAIKIINKSLSEENHLRFLHWDLHQNSQGKPTNVLDVLLKVAFRALNLTEFFYCQVAPSSETSTQWPTLLNGLDPYLCDDNNSDDTECTEIVGDVSQEDISGSSDSSGNATAEDKFENSGLPPPKLPKFQKGVLRTNCIDCLDRTNVAQYAYGLAALGHQLHALGSVESPELGLEAPLAHHLMHFYERMGDTLAVQYSGSAAHNKVFSAKRGHLKLFIQSQEFFRTLQRHYSNTCIDANKQAAINLFLGYFQPQQGKPALWELESSSGEHNNDLFDDQPSTLKRVKSDGTILHESNASISGSGHCHNEPLSASQPDVQNGFQFPTSETDSLHENEISSACGSGVSHLRSIATSTPDVNLSTENVISGIAPDIMENHLAEMQSQKLPRNFVQWVNDSDTFWY